In Salvia splendens isolate huo1 unplaced genomic scaffold, SspV2 ctg617, whole genome shotgun sequence, one DNA window encodes the following:
- the LOC121790769 gene encoding uncharacterized protein LOC121790769: MEGDRHFSHPHPLISFLDDNEVDETDNYHFCKICGLPILSAPSYTCTFAACNFFLHESCAHKIQQEFILPNLKDHILCLQVGSPNFFYQCDECYLEMHPLDAAAAAAVDGVEIKTKHKSHPPHPLVAHCRQILSRCDACGERHDGFFFSCQQCNFWIHQDCTILPTALKLLSNPWPFLLVYSIPASSRDSECVGCDESLLHTHNAIYLCPQTMEFSHVRCGLDKIQSKTSLKLIQLPDDELDTFPNLEIRTYCQADGEEPSDEDRKLGIENFHKHPLVLVGDDEEEDRNYNYKRLVCDICTQTITIPSPFYRCSQQTGGCSFLAHKVCSELFPIIKFEIPTGYHSLKAQPFLDPEKWYFSSICLCVFCCLPTNAPCYYIRENDFGLMVVDLSCMATPMIIKHSSHSQHILFRTTRVLSQSSPMTCCSRRSTLHDVYKCTTCHFYIHIRCALLPKRVHFRKFDQHPLHLITTGTINTGSDHDICEVCEEGIECKYWLYHCAICDYSFHVNCIPSLGHLSKVKFGGKSSMPCHSHPLTLTRMLTYGRNERCGYCHQIIPGLVDQPAFSCSQCDYWIHFSCARDSFTSSHNSTSLVFEEIDAQKWYDMFDEDED, encoded by the exons ATGGAGGGTGATAGGCATTTCAGTCATCCTCATCCATTGATTTCCTTTCTAGATGATAATGAAGTGGATGAAACTGATAACTATCATTTTTGCAAAATTTGCGGATTGCCAATTCTATCCGCTCCCTCTTACACTTGCACCTTTGCTGCTTGTAATTTTTTTCTGCACGAGTCATGTGCGCACAAAATCCAACAAGAATTCATCCTTCCCAATCTTAAAGACCACATCCTTTGTCTCCAAGTAGGAAGTCCAAATTTCTTCTACCAATGTGATGAGTGCTATCTCGAAATGCATCCTCTggatgcagcagcagcagcagcagtggATGGTGTTGAGATCAAAACCAAACACAAGAGCCATCCACCTCACCCTCTCGTGGCTCACTGTAGACAGATTTTGTCTCGTTGCGATGCGTGTGGGGAGAGACATGATGGTTTCTTCTTCTCCTGCCAACAATGTAATTTTTGGATTCATCAAGACTGCACCATACTGCCTACTGCTCTCAAGCTCCTCTCTAATCCTTGGCCTTTCCTTCTCGTATATTCTATTCCTGCCAGTTCCCGGGACAGTGAGTGCGTTGGCTGCGACGAATCCTTGCTTCATACCCATAACGCCATCTATTTATGTCCCCAAACCATGGAGTTTTCTCATGTCAGATGTGGACTTGACAAAATTCAATCAA AAACAAGCCTAAAGTTGATCCAACTACCAGACGACGAGTTGGACACATTTCCAAATTTGGAGATCCGTACATATTGTCAAGCAGATGGGGAGGAGCCTAGTGATGAAGATAGGAAGCTGGGAATTGAGAATTTTCACAAGCATCCTTTGGTCCTAGTtggtgatgatgaagaagaagatcgtaattataattataaaagaCTAGTGTGTGATATATGCACACAAACCATTACTATTCCATCTCCATTTTACAGATGCTCTCAACAAACTGGCGGCTGCTCTTTCCTTGCTCATAAAGTGTGTTCAGAGCTTTTTCCCATTATCAAGTTTGAGATTCCAACTGGTTACCATTCACTAAAGGCACAACCTTTTCTGGACCCGGAAAAATGGTACTTCAGTTCAATATGTCTCTGCGTTTTCTGCTGTCTTCCTACCAATGCACCTTGCTACTACATTCGTGAAAATGATTTTGGTCTCATGGTGGTTGATCTGTCGTGCATGGCTACCCCAATGATTATAAAGCACAGCTCACACAGCCAACACATTCTCTTTCGCACCACCCGCGTATTGTCTCAGTCCTCCCCCATGACTTGTTGTTCCCGCCGCTCCACCCTTCATGATGTCTATAAGTGCACTACGTGCCATTTCTACATTCATATAAGGTGTGCCTTACTACCAAAAAGGGTTCATTTTCGTAAATTTGATCAACATCCTCTGCATTTGATCACTACCGGTACTATTAATACTGGTAGTGATCATGACATATGCGAGGTGTGTGAGGAAGGTATAGAGTGCAAGTATTGGTTGTACCACTGTGCTATATGTGACTACTCTTTCCACGTAAACTGCATTCCCTCGCTTGGCCATTTGTCCAAAGTCAAGTTCGGAGGCAAAAGTAGCATGCCTTGTCACTCTCATCCTCTCACACTTACACGGATGCTTACTTATGGAAGAAATGAGAGGTGTGGGTATTGTCACCAAATCATCCCGGGATTGGTAGATCAACCGGCTTTCTCATGTTCACAATGCGACTATTGGATTCATTTTTCTTGTGCGAGGGATTCATTCACATCCTCTCACAATTCTACATCCTTGGTTTTCGAGGAAATCGATGCACAGAAGTGGTATGATATGTTTGATGAAGACGAAGATTAA